A stretch of Gouania willdenowi chromosome 21, fGouWil2.1, whole genome shotgun sequence DNA encodes these proteins:
- the obsl1b gene encoding obscurin isoform X3, with protein MDVFGGAPRFLAYPRPVVVQSGTDAVLKCQIGGDPRPAVIWERNNEKIHPEGRYRVFEDGNVYNLIISAVNTEDSGQYICKAKNSIGETYAAATLKVEGEAQEMEFREENKPRFLIKPLSTRVGRGEDAVFSCKLWGNPKPEVIWEKDGKKLNEIFESTHFNVGYQDGGWFQLKIFKARAPDGGVYTCKARNEFGESLAGAVLLVDAGPGHEEEVNRNGYTNGHWKAHPGKQRCGRQVLNRLRDDSPSKSTKVKMFAVTEGKHAKFRCFVTGKPKPEIIWRKDGRLILSGRRYLLYEDREGYFTLKVLYCKQKDNGVYVCAASNTAGQTLSAVHLSVKEPLVRFKQPLIDLEVWERDLAILECEVPEDSVPITWYLEDRRLQPGAKYGMEEWGTKRRLTIRDIGVDDDGIYLCEMPDGGRSIAEVAVKGTIMRKLPRKVDVLEGENAAFCVEVEKEEMDIHWYKEGIELRETHQTILKSFGRTHILVFVNTMPQDSGLVTFLVGRSKTSSQLRVKSARHCPPSCPVGVQINTERANAALLSWVPPQDTRKNPPSGYVLERQEVGTGSQEWLQCLTTDSATSVEILGDSVPCEADYRFRICSVNKYGKSNNVEFPKTVHLVPVARIQAPLQDALVPEGQDALFSIELSSSVIGTWFLNGTQLQEDERFSMRRSRSHQSLRIRGVRDIENGAEITFIAYGIRDSAALYIQAPLVKFSHLSEMDRNKFVEIGNPIVLYCELSDPAAPVHWYKNGVELQTMEGLHIQSEGTMRRIVIQSAEFSHSGVYCCDAIDDVIRFNVEVEAPPVKFSAILDAEHNKTVQTGCPIVLRCKLSDASAQVYWYKDGSKLHPQSGLDLISEGFERKLIVDSAELFHSGLYCCKTKSDSITFSVDIQVPPMKFAHIPEEMRTKSIEAGCPLVLQCVVSPSEAEVAWYKDEILLISNSGLEIQSDGDVRKLVIQSTELHHSGVYRCTTQDDAVEFQVDIKALPVTHSAMLERTKSFEVGKPLELECEVADTSVPVCWYKDGRKLLIQNGWDVQSSGMTRKLIIPSAELLHSGLYSCETSGGTIHFTVDIEAPMLVPPPSAEVVEMKALEGPCPTEPACKPSDPDFQVSWQENRDIDSIKEADFENEGVKMSLVVEPNHSSNSGSYYSATVDDVAQLIVPPPTSLLEPDFEKAISAEARCPIVQQFEISDPVAKACWYKDGTLIYPKREADCQSQCSSKIKPNQSQYVSNDGTIGCDTSVDAHLNEDIKAEQCHYADEIGEVADAPVQNSVDIKAATPRLTSDKEKNKSYKEVHPGQMIQMPTKGNIGILHGEEGEKVNIYDNRSRQMPPSQSTYDYMTGCYTMKQPKECFDVQRIPDEHIQMSVYSNSVQRTNVEINTHPINQQCTESEGEDLIYYTGHEEAVSEDVQHPLLPAVKDYSMGKLSGDFGEFPLKTQSVQSQNEHKSETQSVQSELCKTVRQSLDASNNASCSPPEKYLQSHTKELSKSPDKSVETSEIYPTNTVQSEEPFVPLPTAAVQFKKTFQNLQSTSLRPDKPIKSLATASVQSKDHLEITQTVTAQPVAAGRKLQKATFPFYEATNALPTAICQTEEALKILQLNTEQSKKCCRGSDSTTEQPEEPIGTIKTACVQSQEHFTTLKTDIFQTKKPCKISQSYTVKSEELLKTLQTAAVQCNEPVESKKNTSIRFERPCSHAETSDVPLKKDCEGFIENIYLQGFSGSGSSTIAQSELNRPLQTSMVLLERLKDFHGTALDLSCTKDRETFQPEHCYLQSSTCSTFDELLRTGQTEPTDSEVRHQQCQDVVQPGQIFLTGTTEDQGVGTVNSMLRAPVSFADIYSLKESSTTHSEEVYLSRICDSQWKDSVTAIKVAVEASPVRLALLSEVERSKSVKVGEPITLRCEISDPNAQVTWYKDELKLQEASGQDMLAEACVRTLAIHSALPSDAGIYSCQTSNDAMQFHVDVKALTQNLSPVSEPDPNMTAITGSPIALQCELSEHSGQDSWSKNGEKLLPPSGVDIQSGGSTRSPVAPLAEQAHTTTVCHSVSKDERIWFAEGVKGDKALPVKFCEQEKAERNKSVQEGAPVVLKCQLAHNPSAVVVWYKDGTKLHPQDNVKMQSDSLTRTLLIQSAQHVHAGTYKCSTSDDAITFTVDVQGRSPQIMPITLSEKFKTITLGSPIILQCEVSDPKGQVSWFKDEEELFCRTGLNMKREGNLRKLLIHSAKASDSGLYRCKLLDDVVTFNVDIEETPPPPVRLPSSPEVARNERVETGCPIIPPCDVSEPNSKVYWLKDGEQPTSISEHEVPKREGPREVVIPSAEVRHCGVYRNRAADNLIEIKVDVAALPEVEMSSCTGAGEPVKQQNKLSQTCGYEDDVKVPAEPRENSNTESFKRTLPPASSSAAHSRKNDSDYTDVHDEVKAPPVTFVNVKESDLYHSVVEQEELVLTCEVSRDDGDVVWYKDGVEMQPNSHVTMQAEGNKRNVTIPSAQLLDAGTYTCRAGENILYFKVNIREPPVMIIHPKEDVHLDRHVPEEIILSCELSRPNGAVSWFKDGQKLQESENIKLKVEGPYRRLKIISGGVEDSGEYVCDTADDSKFFQLSITEPPVQIVSPSQSQMELCQQTSERMVLSCEISRPNALVRWYRDGLEVEENDNLILEVDGVYRRLIIPETTVRDSAEYVCDTADDSVTFFVNIAEPPVRFVRPRKMACRVEKRAGETLVLDCEVSRPNADVTWKKNGEEVEDCRNVTIFDDGVMRQLTIHSLTLEDAGQYVCDAKDDVMDFSVNVQDLPVKIVGKTDAKTQKQFLVSDDIILVCELSRSNAPVRWYKDDHLIGDSERHCVEEQGVFRSLVVLNASLTDSGEYTCDAGDDMMLFHITVAEPPVEIIGNSGHPEHHMLVAGDDLILECEVSRPNAAVHWLRNGEELKPDSRVKIDSYDVVRKLVIYGLQPSDSGKYICDAINDKLITIVEVQEPPVKFVNKIENNIISAFESESVTLRAVVSCDRANVRWLKGGQLLNQDNIHISSEGNTHRLTINPLQLSDSGDYVCDVNTDEMSFSLLVKEMKVRFLRRMESVACPKGSRLTLLCEVNKPKGDVQWLKDGAEVAPSRRHTIRAQGRERSFTIHQLTEEDAGEYVCESTDDRTCATVTVETPRLVEFVAELRSITVCEGEDAVFKCVVSPADTKVVWRLRDKPVALTERAVVSSNGLCHMLCINNCVVSDSGRVTAEAEGTLSEAELQVQEQHVLFTRKMLPVVGEEYGEATLEVEVSVDSEDVQWMRQGVLIHAGAKYALRHEGRQHSLTIHSLALMDRGTYSCETLHDRTQAQLTVEPRKVSIRRGLSDVRTTERETASFEVELSHPNIPGRWTRNGIQLKPTNHFRMSAKGQVHSLTIYNLSVEDTGTFVFSVENQKTSARLVVKEPPVTIFRKLEDQRFPEGATISLECELSRHNVDVKWMKNGQEVKPSRELRIYAMGRKRFLQILKSRVSDSGVYACDAGDITTCCSVEVYETVSNCSLACGNTKAAQHCHLPVQRELLILQGMEDVNIKEDQNAVFVCEISVEDVPGEWYRNGVQIHPTSTIKIRQEGTKHFLLMCNVRAEDSGEIKFVARHVETVAALQIEELPVNIVNPLQDKTALEKSRVIMDCTVSNPRCSIRWYKGPSVVLPSERFEISSEGCYRKLIIQQVALHDEGTYSVQVGEYSCSAKLTVEAQSVLMIRELTDVEVVTSEDACFECELSELVFRPPVWTLNGEALQPGPRVRVEKMGPVHRLTLRKTSPHMDGVVEFSFGTAKSRARLTVISKELLL; from the exons AGCCACTTGTGCGATTCAAGCAGCCACTCATTGATCTGGAAGTCTGGGAGCGGGATTTAGCCATCCTTGAGTGTGAAGTCCCAGAAGACTCTGTTCCCATCACATGGTATCTAGAGGACAGGCGACTGCAGCCCGGGGCCAAATATGGAATGGAGGAGTGGGGAACAAAACGACGACTAACGATCCGTGACATCGGAGTTGACGATGATGGGATTTATCTCTGCGAGATGCCCGACGGGGGAAGAAGCATCGCAGAGGTAGCGGTGAAAG GTACTATTATGCGGAAGCTTCCCAGAAAAGTCGATGTCTTGGAAGGTGAAAACGCAGCTTTTTGTGTTGAAGTGGAAAAGGAAGAAATGGACATACATTGGTATAAAGAGGGCATAGAACTACGAGAAACCCATCAGACCATCTTGAAATCCTTTGGTCGGACTCACATCCTTGTTTTTGTCAACACGATGCCTCAAGACTCCGGCCTTGTCACATTTCTTGTGGGCAGATCCAAGACTTCATCACAGCTAAGAGTTAAAT CTGCAAGACACTGTCCTCCAAGTTGTCCAGTTGGCGTGCAGATCAACACGGAGCGTGCAAATGCTGCTCTTCTTTCTTGGGTTCCTCCTCAAGATACACGTAAAAATCCCCCTTCAGGATATGTACTCGAGAGACAAGAAGTCGGCACAGGTTCACAGGAATGGCTCCAGTGTCTGACGACTGACTCAGCAACCTCAGTGGAGATCCTTGGGGACAGCGTCCCATGTGAAGCCGATTATCGCTTTCGCATATGCAGTGTGAATAAATATGGAAAGAGCAATAACGTGGAGTTCCCAAAAACTGTTCACCTGG TTCCTGTTGCAAGAATACAAGCTCCCTTACAGGATGCACTGGTGCCAGAGGGTCAAGATGCACTCTTTTCTATCGAGCTCTCTTCTTCAGTTATTGGTACCTGGTTCTTAAACGGCACTCAGCTTCAGGAGGATGAACGATTTTCCATGCGTAGGTCACGATCTCATCAATCTCTTCGCATTCGCGGAGTAAGAGATATAGAAAATGGAGCAGAGATTACGTTCATTGCTTATGGCATTCGGGATTCTGCAGCCCTGTATATTCAAG CTCCTCTTGTCAAGTTCTCACACCTCTCAGAAATGGATCGAAACAAATTTGTAGAAATCGGAAACCCCATTGTGCTCTACTGTGAGCTCTCCGACCCCGCCGCTCCAGTGCACTGGTACAAGAATGGGGTGGAATTACAAACAATGGAGGGTCTTCATATCCAATCAGAGGGCACCATGAGACGAATTGTCATCCAGTCAGCCGAGTTCTCACACTCAGGAGTCTATTGTTGTGATgccattgatgatgtcatcaggttCAATGTGGAAGTAGAAG CCCCACCTGTGAAGTTCTCAGCTATTCTGGATGCTGAACACAACAAAACAGTCCAAACAGGCTGCCCTATTGTATTACGATGCAAGCTCTCTGATGCTTCCGCCCAAGTTTACTGGTACAAGGATGGGTCAAAGCTCCATCCTCAAAGTGGGCTTGATCTTATAAGTGAAGGCTTTGAAAGAAAACTGATTGTTGACTCAGCGGAACTTTTCCACTCTGGCTTATATTGTTGCAAGACCAAGAGTGACAGCATCACATTCAGTGTGGACATCCAAG TGCCTCCAATGAAGTTTGCCCATATTCCTGAGGAAATGAGGACCAAGTCGATAGAAGCTGGTTGTCCCCTTGTCCTCCAATGTGTGGTGTCACCCTCTGAAGCAGAGGTTGCCTGGTACAAAGACGAAATCCTGCTAATTTCAAACTCTGGATTAGAAATCCAATCGGATGGCGACGTGAGAAAATTGGTAATTCAGTCTACAGAACTGCACCACTCAGGTGTGTACAGGTGTACCACACAGGATGATGCCGTGGAGTTTCAAGTGGATATCAAAG CCTTGCCAGTCACACACTCAGCAATGCTTGAGAGAACCAAGTCCTTTGAAGTGGGTAAACCTTTGGAGCTGGAGTGTGAGGTTGCGGACACCAGTGTGCCTGTCTGCTGGTACAAGGATGGGAGAAAGCTCCTCATACAGAATGGTTGGGATGTGCAAAGTAGTGGCATGACAAGGAAACTCATAATCCCATCTGCTGAGCTCTTGCACTCAGGGCTGTACAGCTGTGAAACATCTGGTGGCACTATTCACTTCACAGTGGACATTGAAG CTCCGATGTTGGTGCCACCTCCCTCAGCGGAGGTAGTGGAGATGAAGGCACTGGAAGGACCTTGCCCCACTGAACCAGCCTGTAAACCCTCAGACCCTGATTTCCAGGTGTCATGGCAGGAAAATAGAGATATTGACTCTATTAAAGAGGCTGATTTTGAAAATGAAGGCGTCAAGATGAGCCTTGTTGTTGAACCCAATCATTCCTCAAACTCTGGATCGTACTATAGTGCGACAGTGGATGATGTTGCCCAATTAATAG TGCCACCTCCAACAAGTCTGCTTGAGCCCGACTTTGAGAAGGCCATATCCGCTGAAGCACGCTGCCCGATTGTTCAGCAGTTTGAGATTTCAGATCCAGTTGCAAAGGCTTGTTGGTACAAAGACGGAACCCTGATCTACCCCAAGAGGGAAGCTGACTGCCAATCACAGTGCAGCAGTAAAATCAAGCCCAACCAATCACAATACGTGTCCAATGATGGGACGATTGGCTGCGACACATCTGTTGATGCACATTTAAATGAGGACATTAAAG CTGAGCAGTGTCACTATGCTGATGAGATTGGTGAGGTAGCAGATGCACCTGTCCAAAACTCTGTGGATATCAAAG CTGCAACGCCAAGGCTCACTTCTGACAAAGAGAAGAACAAGTCGTACAAAGAGGTTCATCCTGGTCAAATGATCCAGATGCCCACAAAAGGCAATATTGGTATCCTCCACGGTGAAGAAGGAGAAAAGGTTAACATCTATGACAACCGATCCAGGCAGATGCCTCCTTCTCAGTCAACCTATGATTATATGACTGGTTGTTATACAATGAAACAACCAAAGGAATGTTTTGATGTTCAAAGGATACCAGATGAACATATACAAATGTCAGTGTACTCCAACTCTGTACAAAGAACAAATGTAGAAATCAACACACACCCAATCAACCAACAATGCACAGAGTCTGAAGGTGAGGACCTCATTTATTATACAGGGCATGAAGAAGCTGTATCTGAAGACGTTCAACACCCTCTACTGCCAGCTGTCAAGGACTACTCAATGGGAAAGTTGTCTGGTGATTTTGGAGAATTCCCACTCAAAACACAAAGTGTCCAATCGCAGAATGAGCACAAGTCAGAGACGCAGAGTGTTCAGTCAGAGCTGTGTAAAACCGTAAGGCAGAGTTTGGATGCGTCTAATAACGCTTCTTGTTCTCCACCAGAGAAATACCTACAGTCACATACAAAAGAGCTTTCAAAATCTCCTGACAAATCAGtagaaacatctgaaatatATCCAACTAATACCGTCCAATCAGAAGAGCCGTTTGTACCATTACCAACTGCTGCTGTTCAATTTAAAAAGACTTTTCAAAATTTACAATCTACCTCGCTCCGACCTGATAAGCCCATCAAATCATTAGCAACTGCTTCTGTTCAATCTAAAGATCATTTAGAAATCACACAAACTGTAACTGCCCAACCAGTGGCTGCTGgtagaaaactacaaaaagccACGTTTCCATTTTATGAGGCAACTAATGCATTACCAACAGCTATTTGTCAAACAGAGGAGGCTTTAAAAATCTTACAGTTAAATACTGAACAATCAAAGAAGTGTTGTAGAGGCTCAGATTCTACCACTGAGCAGCCCGAGGAACCTATTGGAACAATAAAAACTGCATGTGTTCAATCCCAAGAGCATTTTACAACactaaaaactgacattttTCAAACCAAAAAGCCATGTAAAATCTCACAATCATATACCGTAAAATCAGAGGAGCTCCTTAAGACATTACAAACTGCTGCAGTCCAATGCAACGAACCTGTAGAATCCAAAAAAAACACTAGTATTAGGTTTGAAAGGCCATGCAGCCATGCAGAGACATCAGATGTCCCATTGAAGAAGGATTGCGAAGGTTTTATAGAGAATATCTACCTGCAAGGGTTCTCTGGCAGTGGTTCTTCAACAATTGCCCAATCAGAACTAAACAGACCTCTACAGACATCTATGGTTCTGTTGGAGAGGCTCAAAGACTTCCATGGTACAGCATTGGATTTGTCCTGCACCAAAGATCGAGAAACTTTCCAACCAGAACATTGCTACTTGCAAAGCTCAACATGTTCAACATTTGACGAGTTGCTACGAACAGGACAAACAGAACCAACCGATTCTGAGGTGCGGCATCAGCAATGTCAAGATGTTGTCCAACCTGGGCAGATTTTCCTAACGGGGACTACAGAAGACCAAGGAGTCGGCACAGTGAACTCTATGCTGCGAGCTCCTGTTTCCTTTGCAGATATTTACAGTTTGAAGGAATCGTCTACGACCCATTCAGAGGAGGTCTATCTGTCAAGGATATGTGACAGTCAATGGAAGGACAGTGTCACTGCAATTAAGGTGGCTGTTGAAG CTTCGCCTGTGAGACTCGCACTTCTTTCTGAGGTGGAGAGGAGCAAGTCTGTCAAAGTTGGGGAACCCATAACACTTCGATGTGAGATATCAGATCCCAATGCTCAAGTTACTTGGTACAAGGATGAACTAAAACTCCAAGAAGCATCTGGGCAAGACATGCTGGCAGAGGCTTGCGTGAGAACCCTGGCTATCCATTCAGCATTGCCTTCTGATGCAGGGATATACAGCTGCCAGACATCTAATGATGCAATGCAGTTTCATGTGGATGTCAAAG CTCTGACTCAGAACCTTTCACCTGTGTCTGAGCCGGACCCAAACATGACAGCTATCACAGGTTCTCCTATTGCTCTACAATGTGAGCTGTCAGAGCACAGTGGACAGGACAGTTGGTCCAAGAATGGAGAAAAGCTTCTACCTCCAAGTGGAGTAGACATCCAGTCGGGAGGGAGCACGAGGAGCCCCGTGGCCCCGTTGGCCGAGCAGGCTCACACCACCACTGTGTGTCATTCTGTCTCCAAGGATGAACGCATCTGGTTTGCTGAGGGAGTAAAAGGTGACAAAG CTCTACCTGTGAAGTTCTGTGAGCAGGAAAAGGCTGAGCGGAACAAGTCAGTCCAAGAAGGAGCACCCGTTGTACTCAAGTGTCAGCTGGCTCACAATCCATCTGCCGTTGTTGTATGGTACAAGGACGGGACAAAGCTACACCCACAGGACAATGTGAAGATGCAGTCCGATAGTCTGACAAGGACACTGCTCATCCAATCAGCACAACACGTGCATGCTGGTACCTATAAGTGTTCAACGTCGGATGATGCCATCACCTTTACCGTGGACGTACAAG GCCGATCGCCACAGATCATGCCTATCACACTGTCTGAAAAGTTCAAGACCATTACACTGGGTAGTCCGATTATCCTCCAGTGTGAGGTCTCAGATCCTAAAGGCCAGGTTTCCTGGTTTAAAGATGAGGAGGAGCTATTTTGCAGAACAGGTCTCAATATGAAAAGAGAGGGCAACCTCAGAAAACTACTGATCCATTCTGCTAAAGCCTCCGACTCGGGCCTCTACAGATGTAAACTACTTGACGATGTTGTAACATTCAATGTGGATATTGAAG AGACCCCTCCACCTCCTGTGAGGTTACCATCGTCTCCGGAGGTTGCGAGAAATGAACGTGTGGAAACGGGCTGTCCAATTATTCCGCCGTGTGACGTTTCTGAACCAAACTCCAAGGTTTACTGGCTTAAAGATGGAGAACAGCCTACTTCAATAAGTGAACATGAAGTTCCTAAGAGAGAGGGACCGAGGGAAGTGGTTATTCCCTCAGCAGAAGTCAGACACTGTGGAGTGTACAGAAACCGGGCTGCAGACAACCTTATAGAAATCAAGGTGGATGTCGCAG CTCTTCCAGAGGTTGAGATGAGCTCGTGTACTGGAGCGGGTGAACCGGTCAAACAGCAGAACAAGCTCTCACAGACATGTGGGTATGAGGACGATGTAAAAGTACCGGCAGAACCGAGAGAGAACAGCAACACAGAGAGCTTTAAGAGGACACTGCCCCCAGCGTCATCCTCTGCTGCTCACAGTCGTAAAAATGATTCCGATTACACCGATGTCCATGACGAGGTCAAAG CTCCACCCGTCACCTTCGTCAACGTTAAAGAGAGCGATCTTTACCACAGCGTTGTGGAACAAGAGGAGCTTGTTCTGACATGTGAAGTGTCCAGGGACGATGGAGATGTGGTGTGGTACAAAGATGGAGTTGAAATGCAACCAAACAGTCACGTTACGATGCAAGCTGAGGGTAACAAAAGGAATGTGACCATTCCGTCGGCCCAACTGTTGGACGCAGGCACGTACACATGCCGGGCAGGAGAAAACATTCTCTACTTCAAGGTTAACATACGAG AGCCTCCCGTGATGATAATCCATCCCAAAGAGGATGTCCATCTCGACCGTCACGTTCCAGAGGAAATCATTCTGAGCTGTGAACTGTCTCGTCCCAACGGCGCTGTCAGCTGGTTCAAAGATGGACAGAAGCTTCAAGAGAGCGAGAACATCAAGCTGAAGGTGGAGGGGCCGTACCGACGCCTTAAAATCATCAGTGGTGGAGTGGAAGACTCAGGAGAATACGTATGCGACACAGCCGACGACTCCAAATTCTTTCAACTCAGTATCACAG AGCCCCCGGTCCAAATCGTTTCTCCGAGTCAGTCTCAGATGGAGCTGTGTCAGCAGACGTCTGAGAGAATGGTTCTGAGCTGTGAGATATCGCGACCCAACGCTTTGGTTCGCTGGTACCGAGACGGTCTGGAGGTGGAAGAGAACGATAACCTCATCCTGGAGGTGGACGGCGTGTACAGAAGATTAATCATCCCTGAAACTACGGTCAGAGACTCAGCTGAGTATGTGTGTGACACCGCAGATGACTCTGTGACCTTCTTTGTCAATATCGCAG AGCCTCCTGTTCGCTTTGTACGACCACGGAAGATGGCGTGCAGGGTGGAGAAAAGGGCCGGAGAGACTCTTGTGCTAGACTGCGAGGTTTCACGACCCAACGCAGACGTCACCTGGAAGAAGAACGGCGAGGAAGTGGAAGACTGCAGGAACGTCACCATCTTTGATGACGGAGTCATGCGTCAGCTGACCATTCACTCTCTGACGCTGGAGGACGCTGGGCAATATGTGTGTGATGCAAAAGACGACGTCATGGATTTCAGCGTCAACGTGCAAG ATCTTCCAGTAAAGATTGTGGGAAAAACTGAtgcaaaaacccaaaaacagtTCCTGGTATCAGACGATATCATCTTAGTGTGTGAACTCTCGAGAAGCAACGCTCCGGTCCGCTGGTACAAAGACGACCATCTGATCGGTGACTCTGAGAGACACTGTGTGGAGGAACAGGGCGTGTTCCGCTCGCTGGTCGTCCTGAACGCCAGCCTCACAGACTCGGGCGAGTACACGTGTGACGCGGGCGATGATATGATGCTTTTCCACATCACAGTTGCAG AGCCTCCAGTGGAGATCATCGGTAACTCAGGACACCCAGAGCACCACATGCTGGTGGCAGGAGACGACCTCATCCTGGAGTGTGAAGTGTCCAGACCCAACGCCGCCGTTCACTGGTTACGCAACGGCGAGGAACTGAAACCAGACTCTCGTGTGAAGATCGACAGCTACGACGTGGTGAGAAAGCTGGTTATTTACGGACTCCAGCCCTCGGACTCGGGAAAATACATCTGTGATGCCATCAACGACAAACTGATAACCATCGTGGAGGTCCAAG AGCCACCGGTTAAGTTTGTGAATAAAATTGAGAACAACATCATCTCGGCGTTTGAGAGTGAGAGTGTGACTCTGCGAGCCGTGGTCAGCTGTGACCGAGCTAATGTTCGCTGGCTGAAAGGCGGCCAACTCCTTAACCAGGACAACATTCACATCTCCAGCGAGGGCAACACCCACCGGCTCACCATTAATCCCCTGCAGCTGTCAGATTCTGGGGACTATGTGTGTGACGTCAACACAGACGAGATGTCTTTCAGTCTGTTGGTCAAAG AAATGAAAGTGCGATTCTTGAGGAGGATGGAGAGTGTGGCGTGTCCAAAGGGCAGCAGGCTGACGCTGCTTTGTGAGGTGAACAAACCCAAAGGAGACGTTCAGTGGTTGAAAGACGGCGCCGAGGTGGCCCCGAGTCGTCGACACACGATACGAGCACAAGGCAGAGAACGAAGCTTCACCATCCACCAGCTGACGGAGGAAGACGCAGGAGAATATGTGTGCGAGTCCACTGATGACAGAACCTGTGCTACTGTCACTGTGGAAA CTCCACGTCTGGTGGAGTTTGTAGCAGAGCTTCGTTCCATCACCGTGTGTGAAGGAGAAGACGCCGTGTTCAAGTGTGTGGTTTCTCCGGCCGACACAAAGGTCGTTTGGCGTCTCCGAGACAAACCAGTGGCTTTGACGGAGCGAGCGGTGGTTTCCAGCAACGGCCTCTGCCACATGCTCTGCATCAACAACTGTGTGGTTTCAGATAGCGGCCGTGTGACAGCTGAGGCTGAGGGGACGCTGTCAGAGGCTGAGCTCCAGGTTCAAG AGCAACATGTGCTGTTCACCAGGAAAATGCTCCCCGTCGTAGGTGAGGAGTACGGAGAGGCGACCCTGGAGGTGGAGGTGAGCGTGGACTCTGAGGACGTGCAGTGGATGAGACAGGGTGTTCTGATCCACGCTGGGGCCAAATACGCCCTGAGACACGAGGGCCGTCAGCACAGCCTGACCATCCACAGCCTGGCCCTGATGGACAGAGGAACCTACAGCTGTGAGACCCTCCATGACCGCACACAGGCCCAGCTCACTGTGGAAC CTCGTAAAGTGTCCATCAGACGGGGTCTGAGTGACGTTAGGACCACAGAGAGGGAGACGGCTTCCTTTGAGGTGGAGCTATCTCACCCCAACATACCAGGGAGGTGGACCAGGAACGGGATCCAGCTCAAGCCCACCAACCATTTCCGTATGAGCGCCAAAGGACAAGTTCACAGCCTCACCATCTATAACCTGTCAGTGGAAGACACCGGAACCTTTGTGTTCAGCGTGGAGAACCAGAAGACCTCAGCTAGGCTGGTGGTGAAGG AACCTCCTGTGACCATCTTCAGAAAACTGGAGGATCAGAGGTTCCCTGAAGGAGCCACGATCTCACTAGAATGTGAACTGTCCAGACACAACGTGGACGTGAAATGGATGAAG AATGGACAGGAAGTCAAACCCAGCAGAGAGCTGCGTATCTATGCCATGGGCAGGAAGCGTTTCCTTCAGATTCTAAAGAGCCGCGTCAGCGATTCTGGCGTCTACGCTTGTGACGCTGGAGACATTACTACATGCTGCTCCGTGGAGGTCTACG AGACAGTTTCAAACTGCTCTCTGGCCTGTGGCAACACAAAGGCAGCACAACACTGCCACCTGCCTGTGC AACGTGAGCTGTTGATCCTCCAGGGAATGGAAGATGTGAACATTAAAGAAGACCAGAatgctgtgtttgtctgtgagaTCTCAGTGGAGGACGTTCCTGGTGAATGGTACAGGAACGGAGTCCAGATCCACCCGACCAGTACCATCAAAATACGCCAGGAAG GAACTAAACACTTCCTCCTCATGTGTAACGTACGAGCTGAAGACTCTGGAGAGATTAAGTTTGTCGCCCGTCACGTGGAGACTGTGGCGGCTCTACAGATAGAAG AACTGCCGGTGAACATCGTGAACCCTCTACAGGATAAAACGGCTCTGGAGAAAAGTCGTGTGATCATGGACTGCACGGTGTCCAACCCGCGGTGCAGCATCCGCTGGTACAAAGGGCCCAGCGTGGTCCTGCCCTCAGAGCGCTTTGAGATCAGCAGCGAAGGATGTTACCGCAAACTGATCATCCAGCAGGTGGCGCTGCACGACGAGGGAACGTACAGCGTTCAGGTCGGAGAGTATTCATGCTCCGCTAAGCTCACAGTAGAGG cCCAGTCCGTGCTGATGATCAGAGAGCTGACTGACGTAGAGGTCGTGACCTCTGAAGACGCCTGTTTTGAGTGTGAGCTCTCAGAGCTCGTGTTCCGGCCCCCCGTGTGGACCCTGAATGGTGAGGCCCTGCAGCCGGGGCCCCGTGTGCGTGTGGAGAAGATGGGCCCCGTGCACAGACTGACCCTCAGAAAAACGTCCCCACACATGGACGGAGTCGTAGAGTTCAGCTTTGGAACGGCCAAGAGCCGAGCACGGCTCACCGTCATCAGTAAGGAACTATTATtataa